One Proteinivorax tanatarense DNA segment encodes these proteins:
- a CDS encoding HD-GYP domain-containing protein, translated as MRKIFIDLVKDDDVLALPVEDANGNILLAKGSKIKQSTKDKLSKHGITTVYIKEGNNGDNIEPLEGNRDEALKMLKRQPLEEILISRINNYSRNDNASPIVKKVVEDIIFTLKNKNTLLVHFAHLRLIDNYTYEHSLDVCALSLVIGERLRLTRTSLYQLGLGALLHDVGKTKVSISITSKQGKLTDKEFERVKEHPLLGFQLLKDFDNNIPLPSCQVVLQHHERYSGTGYPRGLKGEKISKLSYIVGICDMYTAITAKRSYREAFSPKEAIELFMGTCNYLFPTQVVEAFLEGVAAYPNGSVVKLSNGLIAKVIMQDTLALKPIVKPLKYNSETEIRLVGNESLDIECLYE; from the coding sequence ATGCGTAAAATATTTATTGATTTAGTAAAGGATGATGATGTTTTAGCATTGCCAGTTGAAGATGCTAATGGAAATATCTTATTGGCTAAGGGAAGTAAGATAAAGCAATCTACAAAAGATAAACTTTCTAAACATGGAATTACAACTGTATATATAAAAGAAGGGAATAATGGAGATAACATAGAACCCCTTGAGGGCAATCGTGATGAAGCATTAAAAATGTTAAAACGACAACCGCTAGAAGAAATATTAATTAGTAGAATAAACAATTATAGCAGAAATGATAATGCTAGTCCCATTGTAAAAAAAGTTGTCGAAGATATTATTTTTACACTAAAAAATAAAAACACTCTACTTGTTCACTTTGCTCACTTGCGTTTAATAGATAATTATACTTATGAGCATTCCTTAGATGTTTGCGCTCTTTCTCTTGTTATCGGAGAACGGTTAAGGTTAACGCGCACTTCTCTTTATCAGTTAGGTCTTGGAGCTTTGCTACATGATGTCGGTAAAACAAAAGTTTCCATAAGCATTACTTCAAAACAAGGGAAGTTAACTGACAAGGAGTTTGAACGGGTAAAAGAACACCCTTTATTAGGGTTTCAACTATTAAAAGACTTTGATAATAATATTCCACTTCCTAGTTGTCAGGTAGTTTTACAACACCATGAAAGGTACTCAGGAACCGGTTATCCCAGAGGTTTAAAGGGTGAGAAAATCAGTAAACTCTCATATATAGTTGGGATTTGTGACATGTATACAGCTATAACGGCTAAGCGCAGTTATAGAGAGGCCTTTTCTCCTAAGGAAGCAATTGAACTTTTTATGGGGACATGCAATTATTTATTTCCTACACAGGTTGTTGAAGCTTTTTTAGAAGGAGTTGCTGCATACCCTAATGGTTCTGTTGTAAAACTAAGCAATGGTTTAATAGCAAAAGTTATAATGCAAGATACTTTAGCGTTAAAACCCATAGTAAAACCATTGAAATATAATTCAGAAACTGAGATACGTTTAGTTGGCAATGAGTCATTGGATATAGAGTGTTTATATGAATAA
- the ylqF gene encoding ribosome biogenesis GTPase YlqF has protein sequence MHYQWYPGHMVKTKALIKENLKLCDVVVELLDGRIPISSRNPDINNILGDKQKVVVLTKSDLADPIKTKAWVEHLKDSNTEAIAINLNSANQWKRVVEKVKQSSTLKSKYKRLNIKVNKPTRVMVLGVPNVGKSTFINKVASRTAAKTGDRPGVTKQKQWIRTKEKIELMDTPGVLWPKFDDQEIGFRLAVTGAIKDEIVNIEDMANRLVSFLIKEYPCNLQKRYDINLDRIVGPNEFIQQVAGNRKILQSQGNLDIEKASEIIVREFRKGLLGNVTLEDIDKITT, from the coding sequence ATGCATTATCAGTGGTACCCTGGCCATATGGTTAAAACAAAAGCTTTAATTAAAGAAAACTTAAAGCTATGTGATGTTGTAGTTGAGTTATTGGATGGCAGGATTCCCATAAGTAGTAGAAATCCTGATATAAACAACATCTTGGGTGATAAGCAAAAAGTCGTTGTTTTAACTAAATCTGACCTAGCAGATCCTATTAAAACAAAAGCTTGGGTGGAGCACCTCAAAGACAGTAATACAGAAGCAATTGCAATTAATCTAAATTCAGCAAATCAGTGGAAAAGGGTTGTTGAAAAAGTAAAGCAGAGCTCCACTTTAAAAAGTAAATATAAACGTTTAAATATAAAAGTAAATAAACCTACTAGAGTGATGGTGTTAGGAGTTCCAAATGTAGGAAAATCTACTTTTATTAATAAAGTTGCCAGTAGAACAGCTGCTAAGACTGGTGATAGGCCTGGGGTAACTAAACAGAAACAATGGATAAGAACTAAAGAAAAAATAGAACTTATGGACACACCAGGTGTTTTGTGGCCTAAGTTTGATGACCAAGAAATTGGTTTTCGTTTAGCAGTAACTGGAGCAATAAAAGATGAGATTGTTAATATAGAGGATATGGCAAACAGATTAGTTAGTTTTCTTATAAAAGAATATCCTTGTAATTTGCAAAAAAGATATGACATAAATCTGGACCGGATAGTAGGGCCTAATGAATTTATTCAGCAAGTTGCAGGAAATCGTAAGATTTTACAATCTCAAGGTAATCTAGATATTGAAAAGGCAAGTGAAATTATAGTTAGGGAATTTAGAAAAGGCTTACTTGGAAATGTCACTTTGGAAGATATCGATAAAATAACCACTTAG
- the lepB gene encoding signal peptidase I — translation MIKELKEWGKSIGIAIILALIVRAFFMESFIVDGRSMEPTFYNQERVLVNKFIYNFREPGFGDIIVFPYPVEEERILIKRVVGTENDQVEIKNGTLIINGQKVDENYILQGYSGQNFGPVKVPEGSVFVLGDNRNNSIDSRNNEVGFIPVDEVRGKTFFRYWPISNINYFTINTLEG, via the coding sequence TTGATTAAAGAGCTGAAAGAGTGGGGTAAATCTATTGGAATAGCTATTATTTTAGCATTGATAGTAAGAGCTTTTTTTATGGAAAGCTTTATAGTAGATGGTAGATCGATGGAACCTACTTTTTATAATCAAGAAAGAGTTTTAGTTAACAAGTTCATTTATAATTTTAGAGAACCTGGTTTCGGTGATATTATTGTATTTCCTTACCCTGTCGAAGAAGAGAGGATATTAATTAAACGAGTTGTAGGCACTGAGAATGATCAAGTAGAAATTAAAAATGGTACACTTATTATCAACGGTCAAAAAGTAGATGAAAACTATATTTTACAAGGATATTCTGGTCAAAATTTTGGGCCTGTTAAAGTGCCTGAAGGCTCAGTTTTTGTATTAGGGGATAATAGAAATAATAGCATTGATAGTAGAAATAATGAAGTGGGCTTCATTCCAGTAGATGAAGTAAGGGGAAAGACCTTTTTTAGATACTGGCCTATCTCAAATATAAATTACTTTACAATAAATACACTTGAGGGGTGA
- a CDS encoding class I SAM-dependent methyltransferase yields the protein MIEYGLQFSKQVLRQSIQKGDWVVDCTAGNGHDTVFLAECVGDQGRVLSFDIQKKALDSTFSQLKERNLEQRVKLIESSHAYLTEYTNKELAAIMFNLGYLPGGNHKVVTKLESTLPAVDGGLGLLKKGGVMSMMLYPGHYGGKSESETLIRYAKMLPSKYYTSLHYHFLNKNSNSPQLLLIQKK from the coding sequence GTGATTGAGTATGGTTTGCAATTTTCCAAGCAAGTTTTAAGACAATCTATACAAAAGGGAGATTGGGTGGTTGATTGTACTGCAGGAAATGGACATGATACAGTTTTCCTGGCTGAATGTGTTGGAGACCAAGGACGAGTTTTATCTTTTGATATACAAAAAAAAGCGCTTGACAGCACTTTTTCTCAATTAAAAGAAAGGAATTTAGAACAAAGAGTTAAGCTAATAGAGTCAAGTCACGCCTATTTAACTGAATATACAAATAAGGAATTGGCAGCTATTATGTTTAATTTAGGGTATTTACCAGGTGGAAATCATAAGGTAGTTACAAAATTAGAGAGTACGTTACCTGCAGTTGATGGAGGACTGGGGTTGTTAAAAAAAGGTGGAGTAATGAGTATGATGCTTTATCCAGGCCATTATGGCGGAAAGTCAGAATCAGAAACTTTGATTAGATATGCGAAGATGTTGCCTTCAAAATACTACACGTCATTGCATTATCATTTTCTGAATAAAAATAGTAATTCTCCACAACTTTTACTCATACAAAAGAAGTAA
- a CDS encoding M42 family metallopeptidase, which translates to METKEILKELTETTGISGYELDVAIKVDKHLKDLCDNVTMDRLGNVIGKKSGCGDRKVKIMLAAHMDEIGLMVTDVDDEGFLRFTAVGGVDPRTLPSQEVTIYGAREVYGIIGSKPPHLTHPSERAKAIDMYDLFIDTGLSKKEVTELVKVGDIIVVNRNLLELQGDRVAGKAIDDRAGVCVMIECLKELQRIKHSCDVYPVATVQEEVGIRGAVVSTYGIVPDVGVAIDVSFGDMPGVEQQNSSKIGGGPALAIGPNIHPKILNKLKKVANEWEIDFQIETEPMQSGTDASAMQITRGGIATALVSLPQRYMHTSVETISLNDIKKAGKLLALFISSFDYNDLEGLKCF; encoded by the coding sequence ATGGAGACCAAAGAAATTTTAAAAGAATTAACTGAGACCACTGGGATTTCCGGATACGAATTAGATGTGGCTATAAAAGTAGATAAACATCTTAAGGATCTTTGTGACAACGTCACCATGGACAGATTAGGAAATGTTATAGGAAAAAAAAGTGGTTGTGGTGATAGAAAGGTTAAAATAATGTTAGCGGCTCATATGGATGAAATTGGGTTAATGGTAACAGATGTGGATGATGAGGGGTTTCTACGATTTACTGCAGTGGGAGGGGTTGATCCAAGAACTTTACCTTCTCAAGAAGTGACGATTTATGGAGCAAGAGAGGTTTACGGGATTATTGGATCTAAACCTCCTCATTTAACTCATCCCTCAGAAAGAGCAAAGGCTATAGACATGTATGACCTGTTTATAGATACTGGACTTTCAAAGAAGGAAGTGACAGAACTTGTAAAAGTTGGAGATATTATTGTTGTAAACAGAAATCTTTTGGAACTACAAGGAGATAGAGTAGCGGGGAAGGCTATTGATGACAGGGCTGGTGTATGTGTAATGATTGAATGTTTAAAGGAATTACAAAGAATTAAGCATAGTTGTGATGTATACCCTGTAGCTACGGTGCAAGAAGAAGTTGGTATTAGAGGTGCAGTAGTAAGTACATATGGAATTGTGCCGGATGTTGGGGTTGCAATTGATGTAAGCTTTGGTGACATGCCGGGAGTAGAACAACAGAATAGTTCTAAAATTGGCGGTGGTCCTGCTTTGGCTATAGGCCCTAATATTCATCCTAAAATTTTAAATAAACTTAAAAAAGTGGCAAATGAATGGGAAATTGACTTTCAGATAGAGACAGAACCAATGCAATCTGGAACTGACGCATCAGCAATGCAAATTACTAGAGGGGGTATTGCAACTGCCTTAGTTTCCTTACCCCAGCGGTATATGCACACATCTGTAGAAACAATATCACTTAATGATATAAAAAAAGCGGGGAAACTATTAGCTCTTTTTATTTCTTCATTCGATTATAATGACTTGGAGGGTTTAAAATGTTTTTAA
- a CDS encoding CDP-alcohol phosphatidyltransferase family protein: MNIPNSITVFRLMLIPCYIIFFLVYEGDNHWLVALYFLIGGGLLDILDGYIARKYNMVTNAGAMLDPLADKLLLLTVAMGMNLKGYLPTWLIIILIGRETLMIIGGVINYLYTQIAISANYFGKINTCFVYLLIITYAFDWNYASVLAKIFVVYLLFVTFMYLNIFMRKINCKKVYKE, encoded by the coding sequence ATGAATATACCAAATTCAATAACTGTATTTCGATTGATGCTCATTCCATGTTATATTATATTTTTTTTAGTTTACGAAGGTGATAATCATTGGCTTGTGGCTCTTTACTTTTTAATAGGAGGAGGGCTATTAGATATATTAGATGGTTATATAGCAAGAAAGTATAACATGGTAACAAATGCGGGGGCTATGTTGGACCCTTTAGCGGACAAACTTCTGTTATTAACTGTAGCAATGGGAATGAATCTGAAGGGTTATTTACCAACTTGGCTTATTATTATCTTAATCGGTCGAGAAACATTGATGATTATAGGAGGGGTTATTAATTACCTATATACCCAAATAGCCATTAGCGCGAACTATTTTGGCAAAATTAATACATGTTTTGTTTATTTATTAATAATCACCTATGCTTTTGATTGGAATTATGCATCTGTTTTAGCAAAGATATTTGTAGTATATTTACTTTTTGTTACTTTTATGTATTTAAATATTTTTATGCGCAAAATTAATTGTAAAAAAGTATATAAGGAGTAA
- a CDS encoding phosphatase PAP2 family protein, with protein sequence MNIAEHIYNFRGTISIIDYFFYVLAEYSSMFFIISFAIIVFLEILKSKKILYVSKYLSIIFITYTVNQLLRRLVERERPFVVNDFSSMIEHSASYSFPSNHAAMSFIVALTIYRLNRKLGRCFLVLAGLVSLSRVYVGVHYPSDIIAGAVLAILIFKIMELFFDKNKFHLFRGELSD encoded by the coding sequence TTGAATATAGCAGAGCATATTTATAATTTTAGAGGTACTATTTCTATCATAGACTATTTTTTTTATGTACTTGCTGAGTATTCATCAATGTTTTTTATAATTTCTTTTGCAATAATTGTATTTTTGGAGATACTTAAAAGTAAAAAAATCTTGTATGTTTCTAAGTATCTTTCTATAATTTTTATTACTTATACTGTAAATCAATTGTTACGTAGGTTAGTGGAGAGAGAGAGGCCCTTTGTGGTAAATGATTTTAGTTCAATGATTGAGCATTCAGCAAGCTATTCTTTCCCAAGCAACCATGCTGCCATGAGCTTTATAGTAGCATTAACTATTTACCGGTTAAACCGTAAACTGGGGAGATGTTTCTTGGTTTTAGCTGGACTAGTTTCCCTATCTAGAGTATATGTTGGAGTACATTATCCATCTGACATAATTGCAGGAGCAGTACTAGCTATACTTATTTTTAAGATAATGGAATTATTTTTTGATAAAAACAAATTTCACCTTTTTAGGGGGGAGTTAAGTGATTGA
- a CDS encoding KH domain-containing protein, whose protein sequence is MRELVEFVAKSLVTNVEEVEVSENTRGNDSVISLKVAKEDMGKVIGKKGKIAKALRTVVNAAASRNDKKVIVDIVDK, encoded by the coding sequence ATGAGGGAACTTGTAGAGTTTGTTGCTAAGTCTTTAGTTACTAACGTTGAAGAAGTAGAAGTAAGTGAAAATACACGGGGAAATGACTCGGTTATTTCTCTTAAGGTAGCTAAAGAGGATATGGGCAAGGTTATAGGCAAGAAAGGTAAAATTGCTAAGGCCTTGCGTACTGTGGTTAATGCTGCAGCATCACGTAATGATAAAAAAGTTATTGTGGATATTGTCGATAAATAG
- the rimM gene encoding ribosome maturation factor RimM (Essential for efficient processing of 16S rRNA) yields the protein MNKERIKVGKIVTTHGIKGEVKVVPLTDFEERFNRGEKLYINNKLYIIEKSRFHKQQFCIKFTGYDDINKVSHLVNQFLEINKSDIKNLPKDRFYFFQLEGCNVYTSTGEFLGVLTSVKRTGSNDVYIVKGEREFLIPALKKVVTKVDVDNKRIVITPMEGMLD from the coding sequence TTGAATAAGGAAAGAATAAAAGTAGGTAAAATTGTGACCACCCATGGAATTAAAGGTGAGGTTAAAGTAGTTCCTCTAACAGATTTTGAGGAAAGGTTTAACAGGGGAGAAAAACTATATATAAATAATAAACTATATATTATTGAAAAAAGCAGATTCCATAAGCAGCAGTTTTGTATAAAATTTACTGGTTATGATGACATAAACAAGGTTTCCCATTTAGTAAATCAATTTTTGGAAATAAATAAGTCAGATATTAAAAATCTACCTAAAGATAGGTTTTACTTTTTTCAGCTTGAAGGATGTAATGTCTATACAAGCACCGGTGAATTTTTAGGCGTTTTAACTTCAGTGAAAAGAACTGGAAGTAATGATGTTTATATCGTAAAGGGAGAAAGAGAATTTTTAATTCCTGCTCTTAAAAAAGTGGTTACAAAAGTAGATGTTGATAATAAAAGGATTGTTATAACACCAATGGAGGGAATGTTAGATTGA
- the lepB gene encoding signal peptidase I, whose amino-acid sequence MKKWIEFIEIVIIVLVLTTILNSYFLDFYKVYGDSMNPLFNNGDVVLAYKRSDPSSGDIIAFYDGNDIINIKKVIAGPNDLVSSDGEKLYVNTKKAGYNQQGEFSFELADDEFFVLGKNNSVSIDSRHTGPIKKDKIIGKIIFKMWPLL is encoded by the coding sequence ATGAAAAAATGGATAGAATTTATAGAAATAGTTATAATTGTACTTGTTTTAACTACAATACTTAATAGTTACTTTTTAGATTTTTATAAAGTGTATGGAGATTCTATGAATCCGTTATTTAATAATGGGGATGTAGTTTTGGCATATAAAAGAAGTGATCCTTCATCAGGAGATATAATAGCTTTTTATGATGGAAATGATATAATAAATATTAAAAAGGTTATAGCTGGGCCTAACGATTTAGTTTCCTCCGATGGTGAAAAACTATATGTTAATACTAAGAAAGCTGGGTATAATCAACAAGGAGAGTTTTCTTTTGAGTTAGCTGATGATGAGTTTTTTGTATTGGGCAAAAATAACTCTGTAAGTATAGATAGTAGGCATACTGGACCAATAAAAAAAGATAAAATAATAGGGAAAATAATTTTTAAAATGTGGCCATTACTTTAA
- a CDS encoding YifB family Mg chelatase-like AAA ATPase: MLSTVKSLGLVGLKGHLIEVEVHLTSALPSIEIVGLPDTAVKEAKERVKAAIHNSGFKLPTKKIIVNLAPADIKKEGPIYDLPIAIAVLAASYKWSPSLLEKYVFCGELALDGRVRPINGLLPMAVFAKESNEKALFVPSTNKEEAALVQGIEVLPVKSLKEVVNHIHQKQAINPYKNSNKDVVKVENEYDFSEVKGQRAVKRALEVAAAGGHNILLIGPPGTGKSMLAKRFTSILPGLTYEEILEVSKIYSVSGLLKNDGLLESRPFRSPHHTISNGGLVGGGRKPKPGEISLAHKGILFLDELLEFKRDVLEVLRQPLEDEKVVISRVEGTISYPADFLLIATMNPCPCGYYGTDSNKCSCTPQKVEKYRTKISGPLLDRMDIHIEVPAVCFEDLISKDTVEEKSDNIKDRVVLARKTQKQRFTKGAASTLNSKLTASDLKRYCQLDIASENLLRTAFDNLGLSARAYDKILKVARTIADLENQKYIQKHHIAEAIQYRSLDVNLA, translated from the coding sequence ATGTTATCTACTGTCAAAAGCTTGGGGTTGGTTGGATTAAAAGGTCATTTAATTGAAGTAGAAGTCCATTTGACTAGTGCTTTGCCGAGTATTGAAATAGTTGGCCTTCCTGATACAGCAGTAAAAGAGGCAAAAGAAAGAGTAAAAGCTGCTATCCATAACAGTGGCTTTAAATTACCAACAAAAAAAATTATAGTTAATTTAGCTCCTGCTGATATTAAAAAAGAAGGTCCAATTTATGATCTTCCTATAGCCATTGCAGTTTTGGCGGCAAGCTATAAATGGTCCCCTAGTCTACTCGAAAAATATGTTTTTTGCGGTGAACTAGCTTTAGATGGTAGAGTTAGGCCAATTAACGGTCTACTTCCAATGGCTGTATTTGCCAAAGAAAGTAATGAAAAGGCACTTTTTGTTCCTAGCACTAATAAAGAGGAAGCAGCGCTAGTGCAAGGAATTGAAGTATTGCCTGTAAAAAGCTTAAAAGAGGTTGTAAATCATATACATCAGAAACAGGCAATTAATCCATATAAGAATAGTAATAAAGACGTAGTTAAAGTAGAAAATGAATATGATTTTAGTGAAGTTAAAGGTCAAAGGGCAGTAAAAAGAGCTTTAGAAGTTGCTGCAGCTGGAGGTCATAATATATTGTTAATTGGCCCCCCAGGAACTGGCAAATCTATGTTAGCAAAACGCTTTACCTCTATATTGCCAGGTTTAACTTATGAGGAGATTTTAGAGGTTTCAAAAATTTACTCGGTTTCTGGGCTGCTAAAAAACGATGGGCTACTAGAATCAAGGCCTTTTAGAAGTCCGCATCACACCATATCAAACGGTGGTTTAGTTGGGGGTGGGAGAAAACCAAAACCAGGGGAAATAAGCCTTGCTCACAAAGGGATTTTATTTTTGGATGAGCTGCTAGAATTTAAAAGGGATGTATTAGAAGTTTTGAGGCAACCTTTAGAAGATGAAAAAGTTGTAATTTCTAGGGTTGAGGGCACCATTTCCTATCCGGCTGATTTCTTGCTTATAGCAACAATGAATCCTTGCCCGTGTGGCTACTATGGAACAGACTCAAACAAATGCAGCTGTACACCCCAAAAAGTAGAAAAATATCGGACAAAGATATCTGGCCCCTTGCTAGATAGAATGGATATACACATAGAGGTTCCTGCTGTGTGTTTTGAAGATTTAATAAGTAAAGATACAGTTGAAGAAAAGTCTGACAATATTAAGGATAGGGTTGTGTTGGCCAGGAAAACCCAAAAACAAAGATTTACGAAAGGTGCTGCTAGCACCTTAAACAGCAAGTTGACAGCTAGTGATCTAAAAAGGTATTGTCAACTTGATATAGCTTCTGAGAATTTACTGAGAACAGCTTTTGATAACTTAGGTTTAAGTGCTAGAGCATACGATAAGATTTTAAAAGTTGCAAGAACAATCGCTGATCTAGAGAACCAAAAATATATTCAAAAACATCATATAGCTGAAGCAATTCAATATAGAAGTTTAGATGTAAATTTAGCATAA
- a CDS encoding YraN family protein, with product MNNQQLARYGEKLAVEFLMSNGLKIIEVNYRCKLGEIDIIAREKGVIVFCEVKTRKNKNIVHPFSSITTKKLYTISKVAHFFILTNHLENRDYRIDAIAVYFEKENPRIKWIKNCTY from the coding sequence ATGAATAATCAGCAATTAGCAAGATATGGTGAAAAATTAGCTGTTGAATTTTTGATGAGTAATGGTCTTAAAATTATAGAAGTGAATTATAGATGCAAATTAGGAGAAATTGATATTATAGCTAGAGAAAAGGGAGTTATAGTTTTTTGTGAGGTTAAGACTAGAAAAAATAAAAATATTGTCCACCCTTTTTCTTCGATAACGACAAAAAAATTATATACTATCTCAAAAGTAGCTCACTTTTTTATTCTTACTAATCATTTGGAAAATAGAGATTATAGGATAGATGCTATAGCTGTATACTTCGAGAAAGAAAATCCTCGTATTAAATGGATTAAAAACTGTACCTATTAA
- the rplS gene encoding 50S ribosomal protein L19 produces the protein MEIIRELEKEQMKNDIPNFKAGDTVRVHVKVVEGDRERIQVFEGVVIKRQGGSARETFTVRRVSYGVGMERTFPVHSPRIDKIEVKRRGKVRRAKLYYLRNLTGKAARIKDAVRR, from the coding sequence ATGGAAATTATAAGAGAGTTAGAAAAAGAGCAGATGAAAAATGACATACCTAACTTTAAAGCTGGAGATACTGTCAGAGTTCACGTTAAGGTAGTTGAGGGTGACAGAGAGAGAATCCAGGTATTTGAAGGAGTTGTTATTAAAAGGCAAGGTGGCTCTGCAAGAGAAACTTTTACTGTACGTAGAGTTTCTTATGGAGTGGGGATGGAGAGAACATTCCCTGTGCATTCTCCAAGAATTGATAAAATTGAAGTTAAACGTCGCGGAAAAGTCAGAAGAGCTAAGCTGTACTACTTGCGCAACCTTACAGGAAAAGCAGCAAGAATTAAAGATGCCGTTAGACGATAA
- a CDS encoding ribonuclease HII produces MKEVTFINLQKTSITKIREIINESTMEELQFLIPSLKNDSRKGVQKILTTLNSKIAKYNNYLSLWELEESNNYNVIGCDEVGRGPIAGPVVAAAVTFDKRPSLFGLRDSKRLNERQREEFAFKIKKQALKFEVEFVDNRIIDEMNILNATKLAMFNSVESIANDDSLILLDGNFSIQTQNPQRSIVKGDDRCGSIAAASVLAKVYRDNYMREMDKLYPEYGFIQNKGYPTKEHLTAIKDHGLTPIHRVTFKGVK; encoded by the coding sequence ATGAAAGAGGTGACCTTTATTAATTTACAAAAAACATCAATAACCAAGATTAGAGAAATTATCAACGAGAGCACGATGGAAGAATTGCAGTTCTTGATACCTAGTTTAAAAAATGATAGTCGCAAAGGTGTACAGAAAATATTGACAACCTTAAACAGCAAGATTGCTAAATATAATAATTACTTAAGTTTGTGGGAGCTAGAAGAATCTAATAATTATAATGTTATTGGTTGTGATGAAGTTGGAAGGGGGCCGATTGCAGGTCCTGTTGTAGCAGCAGCTGTAACCTTTGATAAAAGACCTAGTTTGTTTGGTTTAAGGGATTCTAAGCGTTTAAATGAAAGGCAAAGAGAGGAATTTGCATTTAAAATTAAAAAACAAGCATTAAAATTTGAAGTGGAATTTGTAGACAATAGAATAATTGATGAAATGAATATATTAAATGCTACTAAACTTGCTATGTTTAATAGTGTTGAAAGTATAGCTAATGATGATAGTTTAATATTGTTAGATGGAAACTTTTCTATACAAACTCAAAATCCACAAAGGTCAATAGTTAAAGGAGACGATAGATGTGGCAGCATAGCAGCTGCTTCTGTTTTAGCAAAAGTATATAGAGATAACTATATGAGAGAAATGGATAAACTGTACCCTGAGTATGGCTTTATTCAAAATAAAGGTTATCCCACTAAAGAACACTTAACCGCTATAAAAGACCACGGTCTAACACCAATTCATAGAGTGACTTTTAAAGGAGTAAAGTGA
- the trmD gene encoding tRNA (guanosine(37)-N1)-methyltransferase TrmD, with translation MKIDVITIFPEMFKSPFSQSIIKRAIEENYVELIIHDLRDYSLDKHNKVDDYPYGGGAGMVMKPEPFFRCIEDIGFDDNTEIIFMTPTGQQFNQQVCHEFTQKNHMILLCGHYEGVDQRVIDRFVTKELSIGDYVLTGGELPAMVVVDAVARVIPGVLRKEESYLKDSFQDGLLEHPHYTRPMEYCGMKVPDVLLSGNHGEIRKWRENKSVEITQKKRPDLVRTKKDL, from the coding sequence TTGAAAATAGATGTAATTACAATCTTTCCGGAAATGTTTAAGTCTCCTTTTTCCCAAAGTATAATTAAGCGAGCTATAGAAGAAAACTATGTGGAACTAATAATTCACGACTTGAGGGATTACTCTTTAGATAAACATAACAAAGTGGATGATTACCCATACGGTGGTGGGGCTGGGATGGTTATGAAGCCAGAACCTTTTTTTCGCTGTATAGAAGATATTGGTTTTGATGATAACACGGAAATCATATTTATGACCCCAACTGGTCAACAGTTTAATCAGCAGGTTTGTCATGAGTTTACTCAAAAAAACCATATGATTCTTTTATGTGGACACTATGAAGGAGTAGATCAGCGTGTTATTGATAGGTTTGTAACTAAAGAACTATCAATAGGTGATTATGTCCTTACTGGTGGGGAGTTACCTGCAATGGTAGTCGTTGATGCTGTAGCTCGGGTTATTCCTGGTGTTCTTAGAAAGGAGGAGTCTTATTTAAAAGACTCTTTTCAAGATGGTTTATTAGAGCACCCACATTACACAAGGCCAATGGAGTATTGTGGCATGAAAGTTCCAGATGTTCTTTTATCTGGCAATCATGGCGAGATAAGAAAGTGGAGAGAAAATAAATCTGTAGAAATTACCCAAAAAAAGCGTCCTGACCTAGTTAGAACTAAAAAGGATTTGTAA
- the rpsP gene encoding 30S ribosomal protein S16, whose translation MAVKMRLKRMGSKKKPFYRVVVADSRAPRDGRFIEELGYYNPRTEPVEVKIDADKAKDWINKGAQPSDTVKTLLKKAEIIG comes from the coding sequence ATGGCAGTAAAAATGCGACTAAAAAGAATGGGTTCTAAAAAGAAACCTTTTTATAGAGTGGTAGTTGCTGACTCAAGAGCGCCTAGAGATGGTCGTTTTATCGAAGAGTTAGGTTACTACAACCCTAGAACTGAACCGGTTGAAGTGAAGATTGACGCTGATAAAGCAAAGGATTGGATAAACAAGGGAGCTCAGCCATCCGACACTGTTAAGACCTTACTTAAAAAAGCTGAGATAATTGGCTAG